TACTAGATCTCATTGGTGTACAAGATGCTACAGAAATTTATCTAATTGATTGAAATGGAACTTCTAATTTTAACATGTGTCCTTAATATTACTAAATGATTTGAAATCCACCTCAtagtagaaaaaaaaagaacaataaCGCTCAAAATCACTAAATGATTTCTCTCAAGTTTGTGAGAATTAGAGGAGAGTCATATGATGAGAGAATCAATTGAAGATTACATGTTTCTCTTTTGTTATATAATAGAAAATCAAAACTATTACAACTAAACAAAGTATAAACTGAAGCAACTATGTTAAACTTTACTCACAAGTATATACATGTTTACTTCTCTATGCTATATATGCACTTGTCAATTTATCCCATGATGCTGTCATTTTTAGAAACGTGATGATGTCCTTAGCTGAAACAGTGACCAACCCCTAAGACCGAATTCTGGATATTAACGAGTGCAGCCATAGAAAGAAACCTCAACTTGAACTTAGCCAACAAAAAAGACCCATAGAAAGAAAACCTCAACTTGAACCTTAGCCAACAAAAAAGTGATAATCTCAAAAACAAATACATATATGAGTTATTAAAAACAAATACAGCTTAAGTATTATTCAACAAGAGTAGGCATTATTTTAAATGACGTATTTGAAAGATTAAGGACACTGAAATCCAGCAGGAACATCCTTTCCACAGGAATTCAAGAGCAAGCTCAAGGAGATAGGAACATTAAGATTGAGACCTAAAACATTAGCCTTAAGAGCGGTGCAAAGGCAAATGGGACCTTCAAGATCAACCAGTCTTGgaaaaaaagaaagtaagatACTCCAAATTCTAGAGACACAAAAGTTCTATAAAATGTGAATGAAAGATCACACGAAATTGAATTTGGCTGATGAATCTAAGAAATAGTGAAAATTCTCAATATTCTGATAGGAACAGAAAAACGTATACAGAgaagaaaattgaaaataaaccaTTAAATTGATGAACTCAGAGAACTATTACACTACTAATGAAAACAAAAGACAAAGATAGAATGGACATAGCCTAAATGTAACGCTCACAGGTATTCTTTCTTCTCTATTAAATTAAACGAACAACGCTCAAATCAAATGAGCCAAACAACATAATTTTTCATGACCCCCTTCACACTCTGCACTTGTGCATAACTAACTAAAGCGTGGTCTCTCTTCACAATATTCTGAATAGCAATCTCAATGGGTTCTATTTTTTAGTCTAAGCATTACttgtataaaaattatatattttgtacATGTATGTTTACTGTTGAAGAATGCTCACAATGCAATTGAGAGCCAAAACGCAGAGTTTTAATCAGTTAGAGATTTTTACTTTTTTGTCCTTAACATCTTTATATAAACTTGTAATACAATTGGGTTAAAGACATCGAATATAAGTTTCTCTCCATTTTCTCTCAATTTCTTCTattaacatggtatcagagcaggtTTAATCAAGCCTGGGAATTAAGCTTGGGATGATCGATCCGTTGATTTCTGGAAGGAATGCGTCCTCAGAAGTCAAAATCAAGATCGTTCGCTGAAATTGTGAGCAATCCTATTGCAGAAACTGATTCTGAAGATTCCGGTGAAAGCTCCGACGAGAATTACAATCGGAGTTCATCTAACGTCCATAGCAACTTCAACGAAGAACCGAATCGTGAAAATCAACAACCAGATCTTCATACGGTTGCTACAATGGCAGGAAATTCTCAAACTACTCAGGTAACAAGCATCGACAACCCTAGTATGATACTTGTTACAAGTGTGTTGAATGGAAACAATTATATTGCTTGGAAGAGAGCTATGATGTTAGCTCTGAGTGCAAAACGAAAATTGAAGTTTATTAAAGAGAATAATGAACCTGCTGATGAGAAATCAGAGGAGTATGCTAAATGGAAATGGGATGATGACCTTGTTTTCTCATGGATTCGAAGTTCTTTGACCAAAGAGCTAGCAGATGTATTTCTGTTTGCTAAATCTTCATACTCTTTGTGGCAAGAGATTGAACAAAGATATGGCCAAAGCAATGGTCCTTTGATCTATCAATTGAGAAAGGAGATCAGTAGCTTATCTCAAGGAAATCTAAGCCTTGTGGATTATTTCAACAAGATCAAGAGGAGATGGGATGAATTGGCTGAAATTAAGCCTTTGTTGAGTTGTACATGTGGAGAAGCAAGAAGGCAGGCTCAGGATCAACTTGAGGAGGAGCAGTTGATGCAGTTTCTTTCTGGTTTACACATTGATTTTGACAATGTGAGAGAGCAGATCTTGATCCAGGAGCCTCTTCCATCAGTCAACAAAGCTTACTCCATGTTGATGAGGATTGAAAGGCAGAGGAGTATGAGCAATACTGAGATGAAGGATGATTTTGTGAATTTATCAAAATCTCAAAATAACAAGTCAAACACAAGGAATGGAGGTAAAAAGTATCAGAATCGTGGTCAATCTAGTGATACTAGCAAAGATGACAAGTTCTGCACTCATTGTAAGAAACCTGGCCATGAGAAGGTTGATTGTTTCAAGCTGGTAGGGTATCCTGATTGGTACAAAGGAAAGAAGAGTGCTCCATACAAGCAGCAAGCTCACATGTCCAAAGAAGAGTCTAATCCTTTGGCTGATACTGACTCCGAGAATGAGGTGGAGGATAGTAAGATGGAAATGATGATTGAAAGAGCTCTGCAGAAAGCGTTGAAGAACAAAGGGAGCATTGACAACAACAAGCACCACGAATTCTCTGCATTTGCTGGAATGAGCTCTGCAGGTAACATACATAAACTTAAATCATTGAAGAATCCTGAATGTGCTTGGATCATTGACTCAGGGGCAACAACTCATATGACATATGATGATAACATGATGCATAATGTATCTTTATTATCAAAACAGCACAAGAAAGTGTTCTTGCCAACAGGCACGTTTCAAACTGTGCTGAAGAAAGGAGATATTAACCTTGACAGTGGTCTTATCTTAAAAGATGTATTATATGTGCCAGAATTTCATTATCATTTGCTTTCCGTGGGAAAGTTATTGCAAGATCAGAAGATTAGCATTAGATTCTTTGCTAAATTCTGTGTTTTGCAGGACCTAGCAAGTGAGCAAGTTGTTGCTGTGGGGTTTTTGGAGCAAGGATTATACTTACTCCAAAGGCAGTCTTTCAATAAGGAGATAATAAAGACACATAGTAATACTAGTTctcttaatcaaataaattgtAGTTTGATTGCCAAAGATGATAGTTTAGATGTAACTATCTGGCATCAAAGGTTGGGCCACATGTCTAGTAGTGGTATGAAGTATGTAAAGCCATTACAGAATAGAGGAATTGGATTTTTTGATGATTTTTCACATTGTGATGTCTGCTTAAGAAGCAAGTCTGTCAGACACTCCTTTTGTAATAGTACTACCAAATCTATGAAATTGTTTGAGTTAGTTCATATGGATGTATGGGGTCCATATAAGCAAGTTTCTCTCACTGGAGACAGATTTATACTAACTATTGTGGATGATTTCTCTAGAGCAATGTGGATTGTTTTGTTCAAGTCTAAAGATCAGGTGCCTAACTTGATTGAGAACTTCATTAAGCTGGTTGAAAACCAGTTTGAAACCAGGATCAAGACAGTAAGAACAGATAATGGGACAGAATTCACTAGTCAGAATACACATGTGGTGTTCAAACAGATGGGAATTTTGCACCAGAAATCTTGCATACACACTCCCCAACAAAATGAGATTGTAGAAAGAAGGCATAGAAGCTTAACTACTGTTGCAAGAGTCTTGTTAAAACAAGGACACCTATCTCATAAGTTTTGGGGAGAGGCAATGTTGCATGCAACCACCCTGATAAACTTATTTCCCACCAAACTTTTAGGTTGGAAGACTCCTTATGAGATGCTTTACAAGAAGGAGCCTGAGTATGGGAAGTTGAAGGTTTTTGGCTGCACTGCTTATGCAGTTGACACAGATGTAAAAAGAGGCAAGTTTGATGATAGAGCTTTCAAAAGCATCTACTTGGGAGAATCTCCAGGGCAAAAAGGCTGGAAATTATACAACCTGCAAACACATAAAATCTATGTGTCCAGGGATGTTCACTTTATTGAGAATGATTTTGTGTTTGCTAATTCTTCATCTGTTTTAGCAGGAAAAGATTATAAGCAGTTGTCATCAGATACAACTATGTATGAGCAATTCACAGAAGTCCCCATTACGGTAGCAGACCACATGAACAATGACAGTGCTACACCTGAAGAAAGTACTATTGAAGCAGATTCTAGTGCAGAAGTTACAAGGGTTGAAACTGCTCCAGAAAAAGAGCATGTTGCACCAGAGGTAGCAGTAGACGATGTTGTAGAAGACGTTGTGACTGAAGATGTACCAGTGCTGAGAAGGTCAGGCAGAAGCATTAAACCTCCAGCCTGGACATCAGATTTCGTTAAATGTGCTACTCATAGTGCTAAAAGGATGGAGATGCCACCTTACATAGACGATCATGCTGCATTTTTACTCAATATAGCCAAAATACCTGAACCAAGCTCTTATGCAGAAGCTAGTAGAGATCCCAATTGGGTTCAGGCAATGCAGGCAGAATTGGATGCACTTGAAAGAAATGAAACATGGACTATGTGCACACTTCCAAAGGGAAAGAAAGCAATATCATCCATGTGGGTTCTCAAAGTGAAGTACAAAGCAGATGGCAGTTTAGACAAgtacaaggcaagacttgtagcaaAAGGGTACAATCAGAAGTTTGGGATTGATTACCATGACAGTTTTGCACCGGTTGCTAAAGTTGTTACAGTTAGAATGATCATAGCGCTAGCTGCTCATTTCCAATGGGAAATTTACCAGGTGGATGTAAACAATGCATATCTGCATGGTTACATTGAAGAAGAACTTTACATGCAACCACCTGAAGGGTATAATGCTAAACCTGGAGAAGTTTGCAAGCTCAGAAAGTCACTCTATGGGTTGAAGCAGGCAGGAAGACAGTGGAACAAGATGTTCACTGATACATTAGTCAGTATGGGGTTTCAAAGATCCATTCATGACTACTGCTTGTTCACCAAGAGGGTTGGTGGAGATTTAGTTGTGTTGgttgtgtatgttgatgatgtaTTGTTGACAGGTACTTCTGTGTACATGATCAATGATGTGAAAGCAGCTTTAGATAAAGCTTTTACTATCAAAGATATGGGGGTTGCAAAGTATTTTTTGGGTGTAGAGTTATCCAGGTCAGAGGAAGGCTATGTGATATCTCAACAAAAATACATCAATGACATGATTTCTGAAGCAGGTTTGCAGGATGTCGAAGCTGTGTCAAGTCCACTCCCAGCAGGGATTGATTTCTCAGCTGACAGTCCACCAATAAAAAATAGTGATCAATACAGGAGGATCATAGGTAAACTACTTTACCTAGGATTCACCAGACCTGACATCAGTTACACAACTCAACAGTTGAGTCAGTTCCTTCAAAAACCAACTAAGGTACATTTTAATGCAGCTGTGCATGTGTTGAAGTACCTAAAAGGTACTGCTACTATGGGAGTGTTATATGCTAAAGATTCTAGTTTAGCATTAAGAGCCTTGTGCAATAATGATTTTGAGGAACAACTCAAAAAAGACAGGTTGAAGATGACTGCTTTTAGTGATGCTGATTGGGCAAGATGTAAGGAGACTAGGAGGTCAGTGGGAGGCTATTGCATTTTCTTAGGAAAATCATTGGTTTCCTGGAAAGCTAAGAAACAGCCAACAGTCAGCAAATCATCTGCTGAGGCAGAATATAGGGCTATGGCCACTGCATCTTGTGAAGTGAAATGGATCACATTTCTGTTGAAAGAGTTACAGTTAAATGTGGAGAAGCCTGTCCCTTTGTACTGTGACAACACTGCTGCAATTCACATTGCAGAAAATCCAGTCTTTCACGAGCGCACCAAACACTTAGACATAGATTGTCACATAGTGAGAGAACACTTGCAGAGTGGACTATTGAAAACTCCCTTCATCAGTTCTGAAGAACAGTTGGCAGATATACTGACAAAACCCCTCAATTATAAACAAATGCTTCCGGTTATTGAGAAGATGGGAATTGTTAATTGTCACAAAATTAGATCACTCAATAAGTGAATATAATTGCATTGGTGAAGAGGGGGTGTTGAAGAATGCTCACAATGCAATTGAGAGCCAAAACGCAGAGTTTTAATCAGTTAGAGATTTTTACTTTTTTGTCCTTAACATCTCTATATAAACATGTAATACAATTGGGTTAAAGACATCGAATATAAGTTTCTCTCCATTTTCTCTCAATTTCTTCGATTAACATTTACCATTTAGAAGCACCTTGATGATCAAAATTGGAAGGTTTTATATGCATAAAAAGTTCACAATAAATCTTTGACCTCCATCCCAGTAAGTTGATTAAAGTTCTCCACTCAATTTGAGAGATAATTTTATGACAactcgcttgttatgccaacacacttcttttgtgtgccccctttttccacaacattcacattgagtgaattgcttatgctgactagtacttgcgtactcagtatggggtttatttctttttgagccttttgtttgactctgtaagattgtaacatcctttctaagttttttTGACTcggattgaacctccgtgacaagcttatgcattatttgcatgttggtatgtaaatctgagttgtcctggagaagatatcggaggtcacttagcttgacctcttcaatctcgtcacactgcctgctgagtgatttgattttcttattgcacttcttagttagtgcatataaatcactcaaggcatttaccatttcatttctaagcaaaagtaaggatgttacctcattattgtgttcctcctggtcagtttcatcagagaggtcagcttgctcagattgagattggtcagctccatcatctgccatgaagcatatattggcagtttcattttgctcagtttcggatgatgttgacacgtcactgtcactccatgttgctaccattgccttcttgtttcccttcttatctctttttaggtttgggcagcttgacttgatgtgcctagtttggtggcactcgaagcaagtgacagacttggagctatCTTTCTTATATCTGTTGTCACTTGGCTCAGCTTTATACCTgtcacctcttttgtatggccttttgctgttcctgtcatttcttctgaacaacttcttcatctttctagtgaacatagctatttcctcatcatcagttgacccagcttctgtggagtcactttcatcactagagatttttgtttcttatcctcagacttttcttttgcctcaaaattcttcatagaGATCCcgtgggtcagcagggatccgattagctcatcatatttgtaggtagtcaagtcctgagcttcttctacagctgttttctttgcttgccaactcttaggtaagcttctcaagatcttcttcacttgttcttcttcagtgaagttctttccaagtcttttgatctcatttatgatgttggtgaatcttgagttcatttctgagatgtcttcgttttcgttcatctcgaacagctcgtagagtctcatatgctgattgactttggaCTCTTTAACCTTactggtgccttcataggtcacttcaagctttttccaaatctcctgtgctgactcacaacctgaaatcttattgtattctgcagcatctaaagcacagtgaagcatatttatagtcgaagcattgttttgtaattttctgaggtcatcctctgtccactctgcttcgctcttaacaattttctcattgctaacagttttatatggcacatgtggaccttgaacaattgcaagccatgcactcatgtttgtggcttgaataaagtttttcatcctattcttccagaatgtataattagatccaaagaataggggaggtctagtgattgataatccctcagggagtatctgtgttgtttggttccccggaaggaaacgagtgctgttctcacccatttataggatccgctcaagatagttatatctttgagtagtgagcttaggctctgataccacttgttggtcccgtgtgattagttccaaagggggggttaggaactaatataactttttcgctttattgtatgctgacttagttatttttcgagtttgtcaactcagcttttggtcagcttggccagatatgctataagacagctttggccggatattgactaaagctgttttatttataagttagatattgacactcttggaggtcagcttctaacttagcacttgaaattactcaaagtcaactttaaacaattttatatgctaaGTAAACTTCACACataacacatgcacatatatatattgagagagagtttagagattactcagtatcacttatcctggttcggcctctctgcctacgtccagtccccagagttctccgggcttttagaatccaatactgagctctttaaaggtagagcacaaaccaattacaaggcagttgaatatgcaagagtaccttcctctattcgtctactcaactcctactaagtgctacagcccagcacctagatttctctaccactgaatgtttacaaccaaacactcagcactacactctcaattttacaattgataaacacttgttccttttcaaataaagaacactttagaagattacaagtaatcactctagcatttacacaaggaatagaagatgggtgtaagatctctttttttgtatctaagtgcttttgtatcttttctctcttgtatttttcttcttgtaattcggcaatgatccaagaagtttgattgtccttaaatagggaaaatctgtgatgggtcattttgaaatgatgtagccgttaatgttaaaacggctcttttaggggacagattctggtcagcttcagactgttccggccattcccttcctctgcattccttcagatgtcaggcttgtcttcttgcgtctggcttgtctttttgtgtcagttgtcctttaccaataatccattgacccatacatctcggaatgtgtcttctgtgtattttccaaggattcaattattggtgcagaggggcggtaatcattgtcttttagcaaacgactttttcatgctgtcctgaagaattactcagcttctactgcgtaaatcATTGTCATCGGCAATTTccaagctgagtatatttttagtcagctcatCTTCGTGAGACATTTGTTGTGGGcgtgtatgtctttgtcttttgatgctaagtttgattccactcagcttgatactttaggcttctatgctgacctcttcctgtcttactttttatatttatctttatttatatttatactcaacattgaacaaacggattagtacaattaaaataaagcacttaaatttaattgtctcttaatcatggatgattttgtcaaatcaaaatcttgtggaaaggtgtttcaacactgtttactaaactccttgcacatagaatcgtcagtagcaccaaaaattatgtcatctacgtaaatttgtgcaagtagggtatttttaccctttttcttaatgaacaaggttgtgtcagctttgcctctgacataattcctggtcagcaggaagttggtcaacctctcataccaagctcttggagcttgctttaggccatatagggcctttttgagtttataaacgtggtttggaaattttggatcttcaaaccctggaggctgactaacatatacctcttcgtttataaagccattaagaaatgcactcttaacatccatttgatataatttaaagtttataaaactagcataggcatACAGTATACGTATatcttctaacctagcaacgggcacaaaggtttcaccgtagtcaatgccctcttgctgactatagccttgggctacaagtcgggctttatttctgactacgttgccttgctcatctaatttatttctaaagacccacttagttcctatggtcttttgattcctaggtttaggtactaaatcccatacctcatttcttgtgaattgatcaagctcttcttgcatagcgttgatccaatattcatcatgctcagcatcagcgaaatgctttggctcatgcattgagacgaatgtaacattgctgagatacttcctaaactgatctcttgtcatcagcttgttgtcagcagcatcaagaatggacttctctgaatgtcctcttggaatttttatttctttgggcaatgttgagttgtttggaacaggtgtttctacaatctctgcaggaatagattggtcagcaaaggttatttcaatttcttgcttacctttggtcagcccttgtattgatgactcagaggctccattttgatcaggggaagctgagcttggttcatcttcatcaagctgagttgactttcctgcagggtcagcttcatcgaactcaatatggacagactcttctacaacctgagttcgtttattatacaccctatatgctttgctgttagttgagtaccctaaaaagatcgcttcgtcagctttaccatcaaattttgcaagattatcttttgtattgagtataaaacatttacacccaaaggcacaaaagtagccaatgttgggctttcgtcctttccaaagttcatatggggttttcttaagaataggtctaactaaagccctattgagaatgtagcatgctgtgtggatagcttcaccccagaaatactttggaagcctattttcactcagcattgtcctagctatttcgacaattgttatgttcttcctttcaacaaccccattttgttgaggtgttctaggagcagagaaattgtggtcaataccactggtttcacagaattcatcaaactgttggtttttgaattctc
The window above is part of the Euphorbia lathyris chromosome 3, ddEupLath1.1, whole genome shotgun sequence genome. Proteins encoded here:
- the LOC136222025 gene encoding uncharacterized protein is translated as MRPQKSKSRSFAEIVSNPIAETDSEDSGESSDENYNRSSSNVHSNFNEEPNRENQQPDLHTVATMAGNSQTTQVTSIDNPSMILVTSVLNGNNYIAWKRAMMLALSAKRKLKFIKENNEPADEKSEEYAKWKWDDDLVFSWIRSSLTKELADVFLFAKSSYSLWQEIEQRYGQSNGPLIYQLRKEISSLSQGNLSLVDYFNKIKRRWDELAEIKPLLSCTCGEARRQAQDQLEEEQLMQFLSGLHIDFDNVREQILIQEPLPSVNKAYSMLMRIERQRSMSNTEMKDDFVNLSKSQNNKSNTRNGGKKYQNRGQSSDTSKDDKFCTHCKKPGHEKVDCFKLVGYPDWYKGKKSAPYKQQAHMSKEESNPLADTDSENEVEDSKMEMMIERALQKALKNKGSIDNNKHHEFSAFAGMSSAGPSK